The Chryseolinea soli genome contains a region encoding:
- a CDS encoding biotin/lipoyl-containing protein, whose product MYKASVNQQVLSITSNDGAFQVDGKPLNWDLVKISDGRFHIQLDNKGYNAEVVAVEKETKSFQFKINGRLYKVALKDKFDLLLEQMGMNGAAGSKINNVKAPMPGLIIDLRVKEGDPVKTGDPLLILEAMKMENIIKASGDSVVKSVKVKKGESVEKNQVLIEF is encoded by the coding sequence ATGTACAAAGCGTCGGTAAACCAGCAAGTGCTCAGCATCACATCAAATGATGGCGCGTTCCAGGTGGACGGCAAGCCCCTGAACTGGGACCTGGTAAAAATTTCGGATGGAAGATTTCACATCCAGTTGGACAACAAAGGCTACAACGCCGAGGTGGTGGCCGTGGAGAAAGAAACAAAATCGTTTCAGTTCAAGATCAACGGAAGACTCTATAAAGTTGCACTGAAAGACAAGTTCGACCTGCTGCTGGAGCAGATGGGCATGAACGGCGCGGCCGGCAGCAAGATAAATAATGTGAAAGCACCCATGCCCGGCCTGATCATCGACCTGCGGGTAAAAGAAGGTGACCCCGTAAAAACCGGCGATCCGCTGCTGATCCTGGAGGCGATGAAAATGGAGAACATCATCAAGGCCTCCGGCGACAGCGTGGTGAAATCCGTGAAGGTGAAAAAGGGTGAAAGCGTGGAGAAAAACCAGGTGTTGATCGAGTTCTGA
- the pyrH gene encoding UMP kinase — MKYKRILLKLSGEALQGASKSTNINPDVLEQYCAEIKALQQEKVEIAIVIGGGNIFRGGQAEALGIDRVQGDYMGMLATVINAMALQSALERHGVYTRLMSGIKMEQVCEPFIRRRAIRHLEKGRIVIFGAGIGNPYFTTDSTASLRAVEVQADVVLKGTRVDGVYTKDPEKFPDATRYTKLSFQEAYEKNLNIMDMTAFTLCMENNLPIIVFDMNKKGNLLKVVKGEEAGTLIS; from the coding sequence ATGAAATACAAGCGCATACTCCTCAAACTCAGCGGTGAAGCACTCCAGGGAGCATCCAAAAGCACCAACATCAATCCCGATGTGCTGGAGCAGTACTGTGCCGAGATCAAGGCGTTGCAGCAGGAAAAGGTAGAAATCGCCATCGTCATCGGCGGCGGCAACATTTTCCGGGGCGGCCAGGCCGAAGCCCTGGGAATCGACCGCGTGCAAGGCGACTATATGGGGATGCTGGCCACCGTGATCAATGCCATGGCCTTGCAAAGCGCCCTGGAGCGCCACGGCGTCTACACTCGTCTGATGTCGGGCATCAAAATGGAACAGGTGTGCGAGCCATTCATCCGCCGCAGGGCCATCCGCCACCTTGAAAAAGGAAGGATCGTCATTTTCGGCGCCGGCATTGGCAACCCCTACTTCACCACCGACTCCACCGCCAGCTTGCGCGCCGTGGAAGTACAGGCCGACGTCGTGCTGAAAGGCACCCGCGTGGACGGCGTCTACACCAAGGATCCCGAAAAATTCCCCGACGCCACGCGCTACACCAAGCTTTCGTTCCAGGAAGCCTACGAAAAGAATCTCAACATCATGGACATGACAGCCTTCACGCTCTGCATGGAGAACAATCTGCCCATCATTGTTTTTGATATGAACAAAAAAGGAAACCTGCTGAAGGTGGTGAAGGGCGAAGAGGCAGGAACCCTGATCAGTTAA
- the frr gene encoding ribosome recycling factor, with translation MEEIQLFLDEAKDLMTKGLNHVSHELTKIRAGKANPAMLDGILVSYYGAMTPINQVSSMTSPDARTIFIKPWEKGTIPEIERAIINANLGLNPQNDGQQVIINVPMLTEERRKQLVKQVGQECEHGKVSVRTIRKETNEQLKKIKGASEDDVKNAEETVQKMTDDFIARIDALMKKKEAEIMTV, from the coding sequence ATGGAAGAAATTCAGTTATTCCTTGACGAGGCAAAGGACCTCATGACAAAAGGCCTCAACCACGTGAGCCACGAGCTCACCAAGATCCGCGCCGGCAAAGCCAACCCCGCCATGCTGGATGGCATCCTGGTGTCTTACTACGGTGCCATGACGCCCATCAACCAGGTGTCGTCCATGACTTCTCCCGATGCCCGGACCATCTTCATCAAACCCTGGGAGAAAGGAACGATCCCCGAAATTGAACGCGCCATCATAAACGCCAACCTGGGGCTCAATCCACAAAACGATGGACAGCAGGTGATCATCAACGTGCCCATGCTCACCGAAGAGCGACGCAAACAACTGGTGAAGCAAGTGGGCCAGGAGTGCGAGCATGGCAAAGTGAGCGTGCGCACCATCCGCAAGGAAACCAACGAGCAACTAAAAAAGATCAAGGGTGCATCGGAAGACGACGTGAAGAACGCCGAAGAAACCGTCCAAAAAATGACCGACGATTTTATCGCCCGCATCGACGCCCTCATGAAAAAGAAAGAAGCCGAGATCATGACCGTTTAA